Proteins found in one Amphiura filiformis chromosome 14, Afil_fr2py, whole genome shotgun sequence genomic segment:
- the LOC140170159 gene encoding uncharacterized protein isoform X3, which produces MRSDEIIIEQELEKRYKRTVPKYFSNIFAQCLDDAMLTHTDKVIRGISLNVRRKKAEDRKDLTSRLVKYIVSRYYATHPQDGKAYKNWASGGGSPITIQGSGASLIIAPKSAPGAPPQSVASTTQHLQPGKSPVKLYAQPNPIKTPSTTLQSPIKSTTSPAATKSVPNESSDSPISRFATMSSIRVRRFEMNHLSLSDTIGRIQHIQKFMASAVLPTKVKEMIGPLCNEICDPTVPLSQKVRNVRTMEVLFAQDCTEQWNTYRVAANLPRMDKVTGKKESDDSCEEISDDEEEEEEDDDVKEVGEEKEDSEDKKKLEKGDSCEIMEVDENEDEKSAKKTKDNEETKSDEDKVKNGDSTLDCEDIIEVDEKTGEVKTKDGVKKDDGDADEKESETENKEDNKDVKETDGVEAADKQSETEKKEEDTEEDGRDAKTDEKKDVDETKDKAAGSKLDDESKEEVDSNKEKQVNNEDAEGDGEEETIDETKDKAADGKLDRDATDELESKEDSKTCNGDKDTEIAGSDKVTKDEEEQEDEGKKDETTQQAAKDETNETLDQKDEEDNSDEKEEVGKDGKTYKRDNEDKEDENELEGGKDEKEEREDESTEVMNDIEMEDDGVDSETSKVSKMNEEEKSEDIQGEEEGGEKIRKDGEGATDVEQDDTKADITLSSTVDGLDENDKMEVDEVNDSSQEADEITKDGPVGASESEKDNATSSTKNKNESDLLEEEEKLSKDDSKSEEVQDKNQTEKIADKEDKIGNIDEKNVSSEDVTKNELDLLEEKKETPEPRDESKTEEVDEGKLTGKGVTKGDELDDEIGRIEEKNISSEDVKLSTKPKNDFDLEIEKEEMLQPNDYSSADEVGKDDEAKKSATKKDEIGQIEEKNICKEDVKSSTKTKTDSDLEEEKEEMSQPENDSKAEDVDKESPLPKDDSKSEEVGQESATKEYETKETNISSDDVSSTKTKAEDLEEDMETTQQPKKDSESEEVGNEKHTEKCVTEEGQIGRTEEENITREDVTSSTKTKNDLDLEEKKKIPEDDDESEEDSESGEEDSESEEVEEVKQTEKMVTKEDKNTSIEDVTSSPKTTNELDLEDESDKTPQLKDESSSDEIGKEKNKSKEDEIEGKAITSEVGSNKDSARIKDGGSSADVSKETSLPGNDEDEETKEEKDEKSIADDNDVEDKKEDEDLQPPVLKDDGKVDVKEDSSDVEKEGTLSEDKDAASTGQTDKSALEDGLEESEKTDDKLSGEMDTSDKADEVTGEASGEQKAVEGDTSKEQPQERAESSKEAPVEVLSEEVSKSGDDEDKPGSPKETEPKTGTTDDDETKGSILQQRLQQRDEPSGTEAQKDSQGPSLSEKAQPGVVKAPKKPVVPKPPPAWVLPTDDEISSSESDSSLSSDTSFQNMVLDCIHKQQKIKAAQQVQKLLREQAQAKKREVDQLVQAKKRETDEQKVREDLSIKSWFDQGLIRQAGAKKKMPYAVISGGSIASSTNVSTPNNEKATPNNEKAAEQNNTGDDNKDKKDESESESDEDEDTPKYKLDERERRQLEIKRRRTIAKKKKEEELRRLEELQRKKEAQLKQRAIVAERLKKGYRASPRLVALNISSEAQDVDEMVLGDDSDEEAGSRTRGGRQMTRSGRKIPNYSEKDEKQGKSKRGRGRRSEPATDDSSDDEDDSKNTTTRRRGPATKRQRRSADEDSESESEEEEDTEKKQEPASKRTKLADKTKPSSKPGSASEDSGGALSSDDVITFKKEVKKPSKKTQQISKATSKKDVSKDNSSSSSAEEEVTKSKGKGKKTPDVKKTKQTTKAKAKKESSKDQESSEDASESSSSEDDKQPKKGRKKTTQDKKTKQVTKATKAKSKKEESSDDESSDESSEEDAKTNKGKKKTTQTKASKQATKSKSKKEASSDEEESDASSEEDRKKKKGKKKATPNQKAKSKTKSKKETSSDQEDSDSASKDDKKKKKSGIKKTKPSSKNAKTKKQASSDEEESDSSSEDEKKKTKGRKKDPPSSKKAKSKSKKQASSSEEDSDSSEEDKKKTKGRKKASPPTKKAKSKSKKETSSSEEDSDSSEEDKKKTKGRKKASPPGKKAKSKKQASSDEAESDSSSEDDKKKTKGAKKATPSSKKAKSKKQASSSTAESEILSKDDKKNTKGKKKASPPNKKSKSKKQPSSDEEDSDSSSEDDKKKAKGSKGKKITSPPIKKAKTKKQPSSDEEDSDSSSEDEKKAKGTKGKKMKSPPIKKAKSKKEESSKKEESHISSEEDTKKKGGGKKAVQSKVGKQNVKSKSKKQETSEDEKSDEEEKKAKKGTPKAQKAKQPVAKYTKFASKSKKAPQPTADRSSSSSEDDEKQTKKGVKKSPVKGKKQPVAKVTKFASKSKKTAQPSADSSSSSSEDEKQTKKGAKKSPVKGKKSTPNPKSGQKGTKRKESTSSSSSDSDDNSTPAKKAGAKSNKKSASTKPKLDKSNQGKSSAANGPVKNGPLKKRQRTEEESDSDDQEVMNRTSGSSKAKQSKKQKSPASKDSSSNAKSRKRPHSSENSSDSEDDRATRKGAKGKSDSSTSTGKGAAGRNTRRKSMLSQLGLTEREVREIIEEPRRGNTNR; this is translated from the exons ATGCGATCCGATGAAATTATTATCGAACAAGAACTGGAAAAGCGCTACAAGAGAACCGTGCCAAAATATTTCTCAAATATATTTGCGCAGTGCTTAGATGATGCGATGCTTACTCATACAGACAAGGTTATCAGGGGAATATCGTTGAAtgtaagaagaaagaaagcaGAAGATCGGAAAGACCTGACGTCACGTCTGGTGAAGTACATAGTGTCAAGGTATTATGCGACTCATCCCCAGGATGGGAAAGCATATAAAAACTGGGCTTCTGGAGGAGGGTCGCCCATCACTATTCAGGGGAGCGGAGCATCTTTAATTATAGCACCAAAGAGTGCACCGGGGGCACCACCACAGAGTGTAGCTTCTACGACACAGCACTTACAGCCTGGTAAGTCACCAGTAAAGCTATATGCTCAACCAAACCCAATAAAAACGCCGTCAACCACACTGCAATCACCGATTAAAAGCACTACATCACCAGCAGCAACCAAATCGGTGCCGAATGAGTCCTCCGATTCCCCTATCTCTAGATTCGCGACGATGTCTTCCATCCGTGTGCGGCGATTTGAAATGAACCATCTGTCGTTGTCCGACACCATCGGTAGAATTCAACATATTCAGAAGTTTATGGCCAGTGCAGTTCTGCCGACAAAGGTGAAAGAAATGATAGGGCCACTGTGTAACGAAATATGCGATCCTACCGTGCCGTTGAGTCAGAAGGTGCGTAACGTGCGTACCATGGAGGTACTGTTTGCTCAAGATTGCACGGAACAGTGGAACACCTACAGAGTCGCTGCCAATTTGCCGAGGATGGATAAAGTAACCGGTAAGAAAGAAAGCGACGATTCATGCGAAGAAATATcggatgatgaggaggaggaggaagaggatgaTGATGTAAAGGAAGTTGGTGAAGAAAAGGAGGATAGTGAGGATAAAAAGAAACTGGAGAAAGGGGATTCGTGTGAAATTATGGAAGTCGATGAAAATGAGGATGAGAAGTCAGCGAAGAAAACAAAAGATAACGAAGAAACGAAAAGTGATGAAgacaaggttaaaaatggtgattCGACGTTGGACTGTGAAGATATTATAGAGGTTGACGAGAAAACTGGTGAGGTGAAGACGAAAGATGGGGTTAAGAAAGATGACGGTGATGCAGATGAGAAAGAAAGTGAAACAGAAAACAAGGAAGACAATAAGGATGTGAAAGAGACAGACGGCGTTGAAGCAGCTGATAAACAAAGTGAAACGGAAAAGAAGGAAGAAGATACAGAGGAGGATGGAAGAGATGCAAAAACTGATGAGAAGAAAGATGTAGATGAGACAAAGGATAAAGCAGCAGGCTCCAAACTTGATGATGAATCAAAGGAGGAGGTAGATTCAAATAAAGAGAAACAGGTAAATAATGAGGATGCAGAAGGTGATGGTGAAGAAGAAACCATAGATGAGACCAAGGATAAAGCAGCAGATGGAAAACTTGACCGTGATGCAACTGACGAGTTGGAATCCAAAGAAGATTCCAAGACATGTAATGGTGACAAGGATACAGAGATTGCTGGTAGTGATAAAGTAACCAAGGATGAGGAGGAGCAGGAAGATGAGGGGAAGAAAGATGAAACAACCCAACAGGCAGCCAAAGATGAGACAAATGAAACATTGGATCAAAAAGATGAAGAAGACAATTCAGATGAAAAAGAGGAAGTTGGCAAGGATGGTAAAACTTATAAAAGAGACAATGAGGATAAAGAAGATGAAAATGAATTGGAAGGAGGGAAAGATGAGAAAGAGGAGAGGGAAGATGAATCAACTGAAGTGATGAATGACATTGAAATGGAGGACGATGGTGTGGATAGTGAGACAAGCAAGGTATCGAAGATGAATGAAGAAGAAAAGTCTGAGGACATCCAAGGAGAAGAGGAAGGAGGAGAAAAAATAAGGAAAGATGGTGAAGGTGCAACAGATGTGGAACAGGATGATACCAAGGCAGACATCACATTATCATCAACGGTAGATGGGTTGGATGAAAATGACAAAATGGAAGTTGACGAGGTGAATGATTCTAGTCAAGAAGCCGATGAGATTACAAAGGATGGGCCTGTTGGTGCAAGTGAATCGGAGAAAGACAATGCTACATCATCtaccaaaaataaaaatgaatcgGATCTGTTAGAAGAAGAGGAGAAACTGTCAAAGGATGACTCCAAATCTGAGGAGGTCCAAGACAAAAACCAAACAGAAAAGATTGCAGATAAAGAAGATAAAATTGGTAACATTGATGAGAAAAATGTATCCAGTGAAGATGTTACTAAAAATGAATTGGATTTGTTAGAGGAAAAGAAGGAAACACCAGAGCCAAGGGATGAATCAAAGACTGAGGAAGTTGATGAAGGAAAGCTAACAGGAAAGGGAGTTACTAAAGGAGATGAATTAGATGATGAAATTGGTAGAATTGAAGAGAAGAACATTTCCAGTGAAGATGTAAAATTATCTACCAAACCCAAAAATGACTTCGATTTGGAAATAGAAAAAGAGGAAATGTTACAACCAAACGATTATTCCAGTGCTGATGAAGTTGGTAAAGATGATGAAGCAAAGAAGAGTGCGACTAAAAAAGATGAAATAGGTCAAATTGAGGAGAAAAATATCTGCAAGGAAGATGTTAAATCatctaccaaaaccaaaactgactCGGATTTggaagaagaaaaagaggaaaTGTCGCAGCCAGAAAACGACTCCAAAGCTGAGGATGTGGATAAAGAAAGTCCACTACCAAAAGATGATTCCAAGTCTGAAGAAGTTGGTCAAGAAAGTGCAACTAAAGAATATGAAACTAAGGAGACTAACATCTCCAGTGACGATGTATCATCTACCAAGACCAAAGCAGAAGATTTGGAAGAAGACATGGAGACTACACAACAACCAAAGAAAGATTCTGAGTCTGAGGAAGTCGGTAACGAAAAACATACAGAGAAGTGTGTAACTGAGGAAGGTCAAATTGGTAGAACTGAAGAGGAAAACATCACCAGGGAAGATGTAACATCatcaaccaaaaccaaaaatgacttggatttggaagaaaaaaagaaaataccAGAGGATGACGATGAGTCTGAGGAGGACTCTGAGTCTGGCGAGGAGGACTCTGAGTCTGAGGAGGTTGAAGAAGTAAAACAAACAGAAAAGATGGTAACTAAAGAAGATAAAAACACCTCCATTGAAGATGTTACATCATCTCCCAAAACTACAAATGAATTGGATTTGGAGGATGAAAGTGATAAGACACCACAACTAAAGGATGAATCTAGTTCTGATGAAATTGGTAAAGAAAAGAATAAATCTAAAGAAGATGAAATTGAGGGGAAAGCTATCACTAGTGAAGTTGGAAGCAATAAAGATTCTGCAAGAATTAAAGATGGAGGAAGCTCAGCAGATGTTAGCAAAGAAACATCACTGCCAGGAAATGATGAGGATGAGGAAACAAAAGAGGAGAAAGATGAGAAAAGTATTGCAGATGACAATGATGTTGAAGataagaaagaagatgaagatttACAACCACCGGTTCTTAAAGATGATGGGAAAGTGGATGTAAAAGAGGATAGTAGTGATGTGGAGAAAGAAGGCACTTTGTCGGAAGACAAAGATGCTGCAAGCACTGGACAAACTGACAAATCAGCATTGGAAGACGGACTTGAGGAGTCGGAAAAAACTGATGATAAATTGAGCGGTGAAATGGACACATCTGATAAAGCGGATGAAGTAACTGGTGAAGCAAGTGGAGAACAGAAAGCAGTGGAAGGGGATACCTCAAAGGAACAACCACAAGAAAGAGCTGAATCTAGTAAGGAAGCACCTGTAGAAGTCTTGAGTGAAGAGGTATCGAAAAGTGGCGATGATGAAGACAAACCGGGTAGTCCTAAAGAAACGGAACCCAAGACAGGAACAACTGATGACGATGAAACAAAAGGGAGCATATTACAGCAGAGGCTACAACAAAGAGATGAGCCATCAGGAACAGAGGCACAGAAAGACTCCCAAGGGCCAAGTCTTTCCGAAAAGGCTCAACCCGGTGTTGTGAAAGCTCCAAAGAAACCGGTTGTTCCCAAACCTCCACCAGCGTGGGTCCTACCGACGGACGACGAAATATCCAGCAGCGAGAGTGACTCCTCGTTGAGTTCGGACACCAGTTTTCAGAATATGGTATTGGATTGTATTCATAAACAGCAGAAGATCAAGGCTGCCCAGCAAGTTCAGAAACTTTTGAGGGAACAGGCGCAAGCTAAGAAACGGGAGGTGGACCAGCTGGTGCAGGCCAAGAAACGGGAGACAGACGAACAGAAGGTTAGGGAGGATCTGTCGATTAAATCTTGGTTTGATCAGGGTTTGATACGACAGGCAGGTGCTAAAAAGAAAATGCCTTACGCTGTTATCAGTGGTGGAAGCATCGCAAGTAGTACTAATGTAAGCACGCCTAATAATGAAAAAGCCACACCTAATAATGAAAAAGCTGCCGAGCAAAATAACACCGGGGATGATAATAAAGATAAAAAGGATGAAAGTGAGTCGGAATCAGATGAGGATGAAGACACTCCGAAGTATAAATTGGATGAGAGAGAGAGGAGACAGCTCGAGATAAAGCGGAGGCGGACGATagcgaagaagaagaaagaagaggagCTTCGCAGACTCGAAGAACTTCAACGCAAGAAAGAAGCGCAGCTGAAACAGCGTGCAATAGTTGCGGAAAGGCTAAAGAAGGGTTATAGAGCGTCACCGCGGTTGGTAGCGCTGAATATATCGTCGGAAGCACAGGATGTTGACGAGATGGTTTTAGGTGATGATTCAGATGAGGAAGCAGGATCTAGAACTAGAGGAGGAAGACAAATGACTAGGAGTGGAAGGAAGATTCCAAATTATTCTGAGAAAGATGAGAAACAAG GTAAATCCAAACGAGGCAGAGGTCGAAGGTCAGAACCAGCTACAGATGATTCatcagatgatgaagatgattcaAAG AACACCACAACCAGGAGGAGAGGTCCAGCAACCAAACGTCAAAGGAGGTCAGCAGATGAGGATTCAGAATCGGAATCAGAGGAGGAGGAAGACACAGAAAAGAAACAAGAACCGGCATCCAAACGCACAAAATTG GCCGACAAAACGAAACCTAGCAGCAAACCGGGTTCTGCATCAGAAGATTCAGGAGGTGCGTTATCGAGTGATGATGTGATCACATtcaagaaagaagtaaagaagcCAAGCAAGAAAACTCAGCAG ATTTCAAAAGCAACATCAAAGAAGGATGTATCTAAAGATAATTCCAGCTCATCCAGTGCAGAAGAGGAAGTCACAAAATCTAAAGGAAAAGGGAAGAAGACACCTGATGTTAAGAAGACAAAACAA ACTACCAAAGCAAAAGCCAAGAAAGAGTCGTCTAAAGACCAGGAGAGCTCAGAAGATGCATCCGAATCATCGTCATCAGAAGACGACAAGCAACctaagaaaggaagaaagaaaaccaCTCAGGACAAGAAAACAAAACAG GTTACCAAGGCAACAAAGGCAAAATCCAAGAAAGAAGAAAGCTCTGATGATGAAAGCTCTGATGAGTCAAGTGAAGAGGATGCAAAAACTAATAAAGGAAAGAAGAAAACAACTCAAACAAAGGCGTCTAAACAA GCAACAAAATCTAAATCTAAAAAAGAAGCAAGTTCTGATGAGGAAGAATCTGATGCTTCAAGTGAAGAagacagaaagaagaaaaaggggaaaaagaaaGCAACACCAAACCAGAAAGCAAAATCTAAGACAAAATCTAAAAAAGAGACAAGTTCTGATCAGGAAGACTCTGATTCTGCAAGTAAAGAcgataaaaagaagaagaaaagtggAATAAAGAAAACAAAGCCATCGagcaaaaatgcaaaaactaaaaaacaagcaAGTTCTGATGAGGAAGAATCAGATTCATCGAGTGAAGATGAGAAAAAGAAgacaaaaggaagaaagaaagatccaCCTTCCAGCAAGAAGGCGAAATCAAAATCTAAAAAACAAGCAAGTTCCTCTGAGGAAGACTCGGACTCGAGtgaggaagacaaaaagaaaacaaaaggaagaaagaaagctTCACCTCCTACCAAGAAGGCAAaatcaaaatccaaaaaagaaACAAGTTCCTCTGAAGAAGACTCAGACTCAAGtgaagaagacaaaaagaaaacaaaaggaagaaagaaagcgTCACCACCCGGCAAGAAGGCAAAATCTAAAAAACAAGCAAGTTCTGACGAGGCAGAATCCGATTCATCAAGTGAAGACGATAAAAAGAAGACAAAAGGGGCCAAGAAGGCAACACCTTCAAGCAAGAAGGCGAAATCTAAGAAACAAGCAAGTTCATCCACTGCAGAATCAGAAATATTGAGTAAAGACGATAAAAAGAATACAAAAGGGAAAAAGAAAGCCTCACCTCCAAACAAGAAAAGTAAATCAAAGAAACAACCAAGTTCTGATGAGGAAGACTCTGATTCTTcaagtgaagatgataaaaagaaGGCAAAGGGTTCAAAAGGAAAAAAGATAACATCACCGCCAATCAAGaaggcaaaaactaaaaaacaaccAAGTTCTGATGAGGAAGATTCTGACTCTTCAAGTGAAGATGAGAAAAAGGCAAAAGGCACAAAAGGAAAAAAGATGAAGTCGCCTCCAATCAAGAAGGCAAAATCTAAAAAAGAAGAAAGTTCCAAAAAAGAAGAATCGCATATTTCAAGTGAAGAAGATACAAAGAAGAAAGGTGGAGGGAAGAAAGCAGTGCAGAGCAAGGTTGGAAAGCAG AATGTCAAATCTAAATCCAAAAAGCAAGAAACCTCAGAAGATGAGAAATCAGATGAAGAAGAGAAGAAAGCCAAGAAAGGAACACCCAAAGCACAGAAGGCAAAGCAG CCTGTTGCTAAGTATACCAAGTTTGCATCGAAAAGCAAGAAAGCACCCCAGCCAACGGCTGATAGAAGTAGCTCGTCATCAGAAGATGATGAGAAACAAACCAAGAAAGGAGTCAAGAAATCACCTGTAAAGGGCAAGAAACAG CCTGTGGCCAAGGTAACCAAGTTTGCATCAAAAAGCAAGAAAACAGCCCAGCCATCAGCTGATAGTAGTAGCTCGTCATCAGAAGATGAGAAACAAACCAAGAAAGGAGCCAAGAAATCACCTGTAAAGGGCAAGAAATCG ACACCAAATCCTAAATCTGGACAAAAAGGGACAAAGAGGAAAGAAAGCACATCATCTTCATCAAGTGATAGTGATGACAATTCCACCCCTGCTAAAAAGGCTGGTGCTAAGTCTAACAAAAAATCAGCCAGTACAAAACCCAAATTAGACAAATCTAATCAGGGTAAAAGCAGTGCAGCCAATGGCCCTGTCAAAAATGGACCTCTGAAGAAACGACAACGAACGGAAGAAGAAAGTGACTCTGATGATCAAGAAGTGATGAATAGAACTAGTGGATCATCCAAAGCAAAacagagcaaaaaacaaaaatcgCCGGCTAGTAAAGATTCCTCAAGTAATGCGAAAAGCAGAAAGCGCCCTCACAGCTCTGAAAATTCATCAGATAGTGAGGATGACAGAGCTACTAGAAAAGGCGCCAAAGGTAAATCGGACTCTTCCACGTCAACTGGAAAAGGCGCTGCCGGACGGAATACAAGGAGAAAGAGCATGCTGAGCCAGCTGGGTCTGACCGAGAGAGAGGTTCGAGAGATCATTGAGGAACCGAGGAGGGGCAATACAAATAGATAA